From the genome of Nicotiana sylvestris chromosome 2, ASM39365v2, whole genome shotgun sequence, one region includes:
- the LOC104246706 gene encoding putative late blight resistance protein homolog R1B-16 isoform X4, translating into MFRTITEQGTTIDSPKFGGNGGRRDKGNQVSYDQADSILVEPWGGNTGGSEWNYKLKSPIKEILIAHGDFIDSIMFRTITEQGTTIDSPKFGGNGGRIDKVVIEATPLEYLTGIKGTFGCYDSHSVIKSLCFITNSKNYGPFGSEADGTPFSLVLKGVAIVGFHGCSGVLLEAIGVYLQKLMVEEIESRDVSFSALRKDIVNVLDFIESVNNEENQKIVDVDLIEKLKLELAFFCIYVQLSYSDLQKFNYTMNLKRQEVETILYDFGNCMRLKQGMHHVLPCLVENMDNCISSCLLDKSSATMTADQLDFLLQNLYRLSKYRAEQVFPLVTEYEILQNVCGNIRDFHGLIVNACLEHEIVKNVLPRFQPMAERVGHFLWDDQIDGASRLFKLAHLLLEIIPIELEIMHICHTNLKASASAEVGGFIKQLIKISPDIFREYLIHLQERMVITSSNSGARNIHVMIEFLLIILTDATTNFIHHDILLDFLACVGREVSTLVRVLEEKSRNEVCTSGKNHETLDLMENIELLKGDLKHVYLKAPDSSQLCFPVSEGSLCMHLLLIHLNDLLNSNACSVALIKKEIAVVKEDLELIRSIFMNVEQELYKDLWARVLDLAYEAKDVIDSIIVRDNGLLHLIFSLPLAIEKIKLIKEEILLEKIPKNKSLIVVNSPNKPLESKSSSAEQIIVGFEEETNWIIRNLISGPKMLDVISITGMPGSGKTTLAYKVYHDNSVSSHFDICAWCTVDQKYDEKKLLENIFNQVTSSSSKLSENVDVADGLRKKLFRKRYLIVLDDLWDTTTWDDLTRPFHQDEKGSRIILTTRKKEVALHAQRHSDPLDLRLLRPEESWELLEKKVFGKERCPDELVDVGEEIVRNCKGLPLVVDLIAGVIAGKEKKKSVWLEVQNNLKSFIFNKKVEVRRIIELSYDHLPDHLKPCLLYLASYPKDELIGVDVLKIVWRAEGFVEQTNMKSVEEVMEDYLDNLISSSLVISFKEIGKDRTCQIHDLVHDFCLIKAREEKLFDFISSSAASSSSSDLMPRHMRIDFDKEHFGHNNFVLFDSKAKRHSGKHLYSLKINGHELGNCLYDVCHLRHLRLLKVLILDRSFIKVKDSLLNEICMLVHLRFLHVQTEVKSLPSSLSNLWNLETLSLDNGNQSMVLLPTIWSLSKLRVLNVYAGSFIDLDTDEPILTVEDPKLENLRTLELLELSYSKDTHDIFKRFPNLQELGFFLKESCSTEGYWFPKLDFLNELEIIVVTFQSSNSSDSAPLEFENPLWNFHFPSSLKKLSLRQFPMTSDSLSTIAKLPNLEELNLISVIIDGEEWNMGDEDSFENLKCLTLQRVTLAKWEVGEESFPVLEKLRLCECCMLEEIPPCFGDISSLKVIELPWSPQLEDSALEIKKYVEDMMGEDKLQIRKHM; encoded by the exons GGAAATCAAGTGAGTTACGATCAAGCGGACTCAATATTGGTGGAGCCATGGGGAGGCAATACCGGTGGATCAGAATGGAATTACAAGCTGAAAAGTCCCATTAAAGAAATATTGATTGCTCATGGAGATTTTATAGACTCCATCATGTTCAGAACCATTACTGAACAAGGTACTACCATAGACTCACCAAAGTTTGGTGGGAATGGAGGTCGAATAGACAAG GTTGTTATTGAGGCGACTCCATTGGAATATTTAACAGGCATCAAGGGGACATTTGGATGTTATGATAGCCATTCAGTTATAAAGTCTCTATGTTTTATAACTAATTCAAAGAATTATGGACCATTTGGGTCTGAGGCCGATGGAACCCCATTTTCACTTGTGTTGAAAGGTGTAGCTATTGTGGGATTTCACGGGTGTTCTGGAGTGCTCCTTGAGGCTATTGGTGTTTATTTGCAGAAACTTATGGTTGAAGAAATTGAAAGCCGTGAC GTGTCATTTTCTGCTCTTCGCAAGGACATAGTCAATGTTCTGGATTTCATAGAGAGCGTAAATaatgaagaaaatcaaaaaattgtTGACGTGGATCTAATTGAAAAGCTGAAATTGGAGCTGGCATTTTTCTGTATATATGTACAGCTTTCTTATTCCGATCTGCAAAAGTTTAATTATACAATGAATCTCAAAAGGCAGGAGGTTGAAACAATTTTGTATGATTTTGGCAACTGCATGCGGTTAAAACAAGGCATGCATCATGTCCTTCCTTGCCTCGTGGAGAATATGGATAATTGTATTAGCTCATGTCTTCTTGATAAATCAAGTGCCACCATGACTGCGGATCAGTTGGATTTCCTCCTCCAGAATCTCTATCGTTTATCCAAGTATCGTGCTGAACAGGTTTTTCCTTTAGTGACTGAATATGAGATTCTTCAGAATGTATGTGGCAACATAAGAGATTTCCATGGGTTGATAGTGAATGCGTGTCTTGAGCATGAGATTGTTAAAAATGTCTTACCTAGGTTTCAACCTATGGCCGAGAGAGTAGGACATTTCCTCTGGGATGATCAGATTGATGGAGCCTCTCGTCTCTTCAAGCTAGCACATCTACTCTTGGAGATTATTCCGATTGAACTTGAGATTATGCACATATGTCATACAAATTTGAAAGCTTCAGCATCAGCAGAAGTTGGAGGCTTCATTAAGCAGCTCATAAAAATCTCTCCGGACATTTTTAGGGAATATCTGATTCATCTACAAGAGCGCATGGTTATTACCTCTAGCAATTCAGGGGCTCGAAACATTCATGTCATGATCGAGTTCCTATTAATTATTCTTACTGATGCTACCACAAACTTTATTCATCATGACATACTGCTTGATTTCTTGGCGTGTGTCGGAAGGGAGGTATCAACTCTTGTTCGCGTCTTAGAAGAGAAATCCAGAAATGAAGTGTGTACTAGTGGAAAAAACCATGAAACTTTGGACTTAATGGAAAATATTGAACTCCTAAAAGGAGATCTCAAACATGTTTACTTAAAAGCCCCAGACTCATCCCAACTATGCTTCCCCGTGAGTGAGGGATCCCTCTGCATGCATCTTCTACTCATACACTTAAATGATTTGCTCAATTCCAATGCTTGTTCAGTTGCTTTGATAAAGAAAGAAATTGCGGTGGTAAAAGAAGATCTAGAATTGATAAGATCTATCTTCATGAATGTTGAACAAGAATTGTATAAAGATCTTTGGGCACGTGTTTTAGATCTAGCATATGAGGCAAAAGATGTCATTGATTCAATTATTGTAAGAGACAATGGTCTCTTACATCTTATTTTCTCACTTCCCCTTGCCATAGAAAAGATCAAGCTTATCAAAGAAGAGATCTTACTTGAGAAGATTCCCAAAAACAAGAGCCTCATTGTTGTAAACTCTCCCAATAAGCCACTTGAAAGCAAGTCATCATCAGCTGAGCAAATAATCGTAGGTTTTGAAGAGGAGACAAATTGGATAATTAGGAATCTCATCAGTGGACCAAAAATGCTAGATGTCATTTCGATCACTGGTATGCCAGGTTCCGGTAAAACTACTTTGGCATATAAAGTGTATCATGATAATTCAGTTTCTAGTCATTTCGACATTTGTGCATGGTGTACAGTCGATCAAAAATATGATGAGAAGAAGTTGTTGGAGAACATTTTTAATCAAGTTACTAGCTCAAGTTCAAAATTAAGTGAGAATGTTGATGTTGCTGATGGGCTACGAAAAAAGCTATTTAGGAAGAGGTACCTTATTGTCTTAGATGACTTGTGGGATACTACAACATGGGATGATTTAACAAGACCTTTTCATCAAGATGAGAAAGGAAGTAGAATTATTTTGACGACTCGAAAAAAGGAAGTGGCTTTGCATGCACAACGCCACAGTGATCCTCTTGACCTTCGATTGCTAAGACCGGAAGAAAGTTGGGAGTTATTAGAGAAAAAGGTGTTTGGAAAAGAACGTTGCCCTGATGAACTAGTGGATGTTGGAGAAGAGATAGTCCGAAACTGTAAAGGGCTTCCTTTGGTGGTTGATTTGATTGCTGGAGTCATTGCagggaaggaaaagaaaaagagtgtgTGGCTTGAAGTTCAAAATAATTTGAAGTCCTTCATTTTTAACAAGAAAGTGGAAGTGAGGAGGATTATAGAATTAAGTTATGACCATTTGCCTGATCATCTAAAGCCGTGCTTACTTTACCTTGCAAGTTATCCAAAGGACGAATTAATTGGAGTCGATGTTTTAAAAATTGTATGGCGTGCCGAAGGATTTGTGGAACAGACAAATATGAAGAGTGTGGAAGAAGTGATGGAGGATTATCTGGATAATTTAATTTCCAGTAGCTTGGTAATTTCTTTCAAGGAGATAGGTAAAGACCGGACTTGCCAAATTCATGATCTTGTGCATGACTTTTGTTTGATAAAAGCAAGAGAGGAAAAGTTGTTCGACTTCATAAGTTCAAGTGCtgcatcatcatcttcttcagatCTGATGCCACGTCACATGAGAATTGATTTTGATAAGGAGCACTTTGGGCATAACAATTTTGTCTTGTTCGATTCAAAGGCGAAAAGGCATTCTGGTAAGCACCTCTATTCTTTGAAGATAAATGGACACGAGCTGGGCAACTGTCTTTATGATGTATGTCACCTAAGACACTTGAGGCTTCTTAAAGTGTTGATCCTGGATCGCTCCTTTATCAAGGTGAAAGATTCTTTGCTGAATGAAATATGCATGTTGGTTCATTTGAGGTTCTTACACGTTCAGACAGAAGTTAAATCTCTGCCTTCGTCTTTATCAAACCTCTGGAATCTTGAAACTCTGTCTCTGGATAACGGTAATCAATCTATGGTACTACTACCGACTATTTGGAGTCTTTCAAAATTACGAGTGCTGAACGTATATGCCGGTTCCTTCATTGATTTGGACACAGATGAACCAATATTGACAGTAGAGGACCCAAAGTTAGAGAACTTGAGAACATTAGAGCTACTCGAGCTTTCCTATTCGAAAGACACACATGATATTTTCAAAAGGTTTCCCAatcttcaagagcttggattttTTCTCAAGGAATCATGTTCAACAGAGGGATATTGGTTCCCGAAGTTGGACTTCTTAAATGAACTAGAAATAATCGTGGTAACTTttcaaagttcaaattcaagTGATAGCGCACCCTTAGAGTTTGAAAATCCACTGTGGAATTTTCACTTCCCTTCGAGTTTGAAAAAATTGTCGTTGCGTCAGTTTCCGATGACATCCGATTCACTATCAACAATAGCAAAACTACCCAACCTTGAAGAGCTGAACCTTATTAGCGTAATCATCGATGGAGAAGAATGGAACATGGGGGATGAAGACAGCTTCGAGAATCTCAAATGTTTGACGTTGCAGCGAGTGACTCTTGCTAAGTGGGAGGTTGGAGAGGAATCCTTTCCCGTGCTTGAGAAATTACGACTGTGCGAATGTTGCATGCTTGAGGAGATTCCGCCTTGTTTCGGGGATATTAGTTCATTAAAAGTTATCGAACTCCCATGGAGCCCTCAACTGGAAGATTCTGCTTTGGAGATTAAGAAATATGTTGAAGATATGATGGGAGAAGACAAGCTTCAGATCAGGA AGCACATGTAG
- the LOC104246706 gene encoding putative late blight resistance protein homolog R1B-16 isoform X3 translates to MKLTPPASAKEPEDKTIEPNEPMVEEIIEIDDGSGSGDHKKGKMTKKENKLPTMGNQVSYDQADSILVEPWGGNTGGSEWNYKLKSPIKEILIAHGDFIDSIMFRTITEQGTTIDSPKFGGNGGRIDKVVIEATPLEYLTGIKGTFGCYDSHSVIKSLCFITNSKNYGPFGSEADGTPFSLVLKGVAIVGFHGCSGVLLEAIGVYLQKLMVEEIESRDVSFSALRKDIVNVLDFIESVNNEENQKIVDVDLIEKLKLELAFFCIYVQLSYSDLQKFNYTMNLKRQEVETILYDFGNCMRLKQGMHHVLPCLVENMDNCISSCLLDKSSATMTADQLDFLLQNLYRLSKYRAEQVFPLVTEYEILQNVCGNIRDFHGLIVNACLEHEIVKNVLPRFQPMAERVGHFLWDDQIDGASRLFKLAHLLLEIIPIELEIMHICHTNLKASASAEVGGFIKQLIKISPDIFREYLIHLQERMVITSSNSGARNIHVMIEFLLIILTDATTNFIHHDILLDFLACVGREVSTLVRVLEEKSRNEVCTSGKNHETLDLMENIELLKGDLKHVYLKAPDSSQLCFPVSEGSLCMHLLLIHLNDLLNSNACSVALIKKEIAVVKEDLELIRSIFMNVEQELYKDLWARVLDLAYEAKDVIDSIIVRDNGLLHLIFSLPLAIEKIKLIKEEILLEKIPKNKSLIVVNSPNKPLESKSSSAEQIIVGFEEETNWIIRNLISGPKMLDVISITGMPGSGKTTLAYKVYHDNSVSSHFDICAWCTVDQKYDEKKLLENIFNQVTSSSSKLSENVDVADGLRKKLFRKRYLIVLDDLWDTTTWDDLTRPFHQDEKGSRIILTTRKKEVALHAQRHSDPLDLRLLRPEESWELLEKKVFGKERCPDELVDVGEEIVRNCKGLPLVVDLIAGVIAGKEKKKSVWLEVQNNLKSFIFNKKVEVRRIIELSYDHLPDHLKPCLLYLASYPKDELIGVDVLKIVWRAEGFVEQTNMKSVEEVMEDYLDNLISSSLVISFKEIGKDRTCQIHDLVHDFCLIKAREEKLFDFISSSAASSSSSDLMPRHMRIDFDKEHFGHNNFVLFDSKAKRHSGKHLYSLKINGHELGNCLYDVCHLRHLRLLKVLILDRSFIKVKDSLLNEICMLVHLRFLHVQTEVKSLPSSLSNLWNLETLSLDNGNQSMVLLPTIWSLSKLRVLNVYAGSFIDLDTDEPILTVEDPKLENLRTLELLELSYSKDTHDIFKRFPNLQELGFFLKESCSTEGYWFPKLDFLNELEIIVVTFQSSNSSDSAPLEFENPLWNFHFPSSLKKLSLRQFPMTSDSLSTIAKLPNLEELNLISVIIDGEEWNMGDEDSFENLKCLTLQRVTLAKWEVGEESFPVLEKLRLCECCMLEEIPPCFGDISSLKVIELPWSPQLEDSALEIKKYVEDMMGEDKLQIRKHM, encoded by the exons AAACTTACTCCCCCTGCTTCAGCAAAGGAACCTGAAGATAAAACAATTGAGCCAAATGAACCTATGGTTGAAGAAATAATTGAAATCGATGAC GGATCAGGATCAGGTGATCATAAGAAAGGGAAAATgacaaaaaaggaaaacaaattgCCAACAATG GGAAATCAAGTGAGTTACGATCAAGCGGACTCAATATTGGTGGAGCCATGGGGAGGCAATACCGGTGGATCAGAATGGAATTACAAGCTGAAAAGTCCCATTAAAGAAATATTGATTGCTCATGGAGATTTTATAGACTCCATCATGTTCAGAACCATTACTGAACAAGGTACTACCATAGACTCACCAAAGTTTGGTGGGAATGGAGGTCGAATAGACAAG GTTGTTATTGAGGCGACTCCATTGGAATATTTAACAGGCATCAAGGGGACATTTGGATGTTATGATAGCCATTCAGTTATAAAGTCTCTATGTTTTATAACTAATTCAAAGAATTATGGACCATTTGGGTCTGAGGCCGATGGAACCCCATTTTCACTTGTGTTGAAAGGTGTAGCTATTGTGGGATTTCACGGGTGTTCTGGAGTGCTCCTTGAGGCTATTGGTGTTTATTTGCAGAAACTTATGGTTGAAGAAATTGAAAGCCGTGAC GTGTCATTTTCTGCTCTTCGCAAGGACATAGTCAATGTTCTGGATTTCATAGAGAGCGTAAATaatgaagaaaatcaaaaaattgtTGACGTGGATCTAATTGAAAAGCTGAAATTGGAGCTGGCATTTTTCTGTATATATGTACAGCTTTCTTATTCCGATCTGCAAAAGTTTAATTATACAATGAATCTCAAAAGGCAGGAGGTTGAAACAATTTTGTATGATTTTGGCAACTGCATGCGGTTAAAACAAGGCATGCATCATGTCCTTCCTTGCCTCGTGGAGAATATGGATAATTGTATTAGCTCATGTCTTCTTGATAAATCAAGTGCCACCATGACTGCGGATCAGTTGGATTTCCTCCTCCAGAATCTCTATCGTTTATCCAAGTATCGTGCTGAACAGGTTTTTCCTTTAGTGACTGAATATGAGATTCTTCAGAATGTATGTGGCAACATAAGAGATTTCCATGGGTTGATAGTGAATGCGTGTCTTGAGCATGAGATTGTTAAAAATGTCTTACCTAGGTTTCAACCTATGGCCGAGAGAGTAGGACATTTCCTCTGGGATGATCAGATTGATGGAGCCTCTCGTCTCTTCAAGCTAGCACATCTACTCTTGGAGATTATTCCGATTGAACTTGAGATTATGCACATATGTCATACAAATTTGAAAGCTTCAGCATCAGCAGAAGTTGGAGGCTTCATTAAGCAGCTCATAAAAATCTCTCCGGACATTTTTAGGGAATATCTGATTCATCTACAAGAGCGCATGGTTATTACCTCTAGCAATTCAGGGGCTCGAAACATTCATGTCATGATCGAGTTCCTATTAATTATTCTTACTGATGCTACCACAAACTTTATTCATCATGACATACTGCTTGATTTCTTGGCGTGTGTCGGAAGGGAGGTATCAACTCTTGTTCGCGTCTTAGAAGAGAAATCCAGAAATGAAGTGTGTACTAGTGGAAAAAACCATGAAACTTTGGACTTAATGGAAAATATTGAACTCCTAAAAGGAGATCTCAAACATGTTTACTTAAAAGCCCCAGACTCATCCCAACTATGCTTCCCCGTGAGTGAGGGATCCCTCTGCATGCATCTTCTACTCATACACTTAAATGATTTGCTCAATTCCAATGCTTGTTCAGTTGCTTTGATAAAGAAAGAAATTGCGGTGGTAAAAGAAGATCTAGAATTGATAAGATCTATCTTCATGAATGTTGAACAAGAATTGTATAAAGATCTTTGGGCACGTGTTTTAGATCTAGCATATGAGGCAAAAGATGTCATTGATTCAATTATTGTAAGAGACAATGGTCTCTTACATCTTATTTTCTCACTTCCCCTTGCCATAGAAAAGATCAAGCTTATCAAAGAAGAGATCTTACTTGAGAAGATTCCCAAAAACAAGAGCCTCATTGTTGTAAACTCTCCCAATAAGCCACTTGAAAGCAAGTCATCATCAGCTGAGCAAATAATCGTAGGTTTTGAAGAGGAGACAAATTGGATAATTAGGAATCTCATCAGTGGACCAAAAATGCTAGATGTCATTTCGATCACTGGTATGCCAGGTTCCGGTAAAACTACTTTGGCATATAAAGTGTATCATGATAATTCAGTTTCTAGTCATTTCGACATTTGTGCATGGTGTACAGTCGATCAAAAATATGATGAGAAGAAGTTGTTGGAGAACATTTTTAATCAAGTTACTAGCTCAAGTTCAAAATTAAGTGAGAATGTTGATGTTGCTGATGGGCTACGAAAAAAGCTATTTAGGAAGAGGTACCTTATTGTCTTAGATGACTTGTGGGATACTACAACATGGGATGATTTAACAAGACCTTTTCATCAAGATGAGAAAGGAAGTAGAATTATTTTGACGACTCGAAAAAAGGAAGTGGCTTTGCATGCACAACGCCACAGTGATCCTCTTGACCTTCGATTGCTAAGACCGGAAGAAAGTTGGGAGTTATTAGAGAAAAAGGTGTTTGGAAAAGAACGTTGCCCTGATGAACTAGTGGATGTTGGAGAAGAGATAGTCCGAAACTGTAAAGGGCTTCCTTTGGTGGTTGATTTGATTGCTGGAGTCATTGCagggaaggaaaagaaaaagagtgtgTGGCTTGAAGTTCAAAATAATTTGAAGTCCTTCATTTTTAACAAGAAAGTGGAAGTGAGGAGGATTATAGAATTAAGTTATGACCATTTGCCTGATCATCTAAAGCCGTGCTTACTTTACCTTGCAAGTTATCCAAAGGACGAATTAATTGGAGTCGATGTTTTAAAAATTGTATGGCGTGCCGAAGGATTTGTGGAACAGACAAATATGAAGAGTGTGGAAGAAGTGATGGAGGATTATCTGGATAATTTAATTTCCAGTAGCTTGGTAATTTCTTTCAAGGAGATAGGTAAAGACCGGACTTGCCAAATTCATGATCTTGTGCATGACTTTTGTTTGATAAAAGCAAGAGAGGAAAAGTTGTTCGACTTCATAAGTTCAAGTGCtgcatcatcatcttcttcagatCTGATGCCACGTCACATGAGAATTGATTTTGATAAGGAGCACTTTGGGCATAACAATTTTGTCTTGTTCGATTCAAAGGCGAAAAGGCATTCTGGTAAGCACCTCTATTCTTTGAAGATAAATGGACACGAGCTGGGCAACTGTCTTTATGATGTATGTCACCTAAGACACTTGAGGCTTCTTAAAGTGTTGATCCTGGATCGCTCCTTTATCAAGGTGAAAGATTCTTTGCTGAATGAAATATGCATGTTGGTTCATTTGAGGTTCTTACACGTTCAGACAGAAGTTAAATCTCTGCCTTCGTCTTTATCAAACCTCTGGAATCTTGAAACTCTGTCTCTGGATAACGGTAATCAATCTATGGTACTACTACCGACTATTTGGAGTCTTTCAAAATTACGAGTGCTGAACGTATATGCCGGTTCCTTCATTGATTTGGACACAGATGAACCAATATTGACAGTAGAGGACCCAAAGTTAGAGAACTTGAGAACATTAGAGCTACTCGAGCTTTCCTATTCGAAAGACACACATGATATTTTCAAAAGGTTTCCCAatcttcaagagcttggattttTTCTCAAGGAATCATGTTCAACAGAGGGATATTGGTTCCCGAAGTTGGACTTCTTAAATGAACTAGAAATAATCGTGGTAACTTttcaaagttcaaattcaagTGATAGCGCACCCTTAGAGTTTGAAAATCCACTGTGGAATTTTCACTTCCCTTCGAGTTTGAAAAAATTGTCGTTGCGTCAGTTTCCGATGACATCCGATTCACTATCAACAATAGCAAAACTACCCAACCTTGAAGAGCTGAACCTTATTAGCGTAATCATCGATGGAGAAGAATGGAACATGGGGGATGAAGACAGCTTCGAGAATCTCAAATGTTTGACGTTGCAGCGAGTGACTCTTGCTAAGTGGGAGGTTGGAGAGGAATCCTTTCCCGTGCTTGAGAAATTACGACTGTGCGAATGTTGCATGCTTGAGGAGATTCCGCCTTGTTTCGGGGATATTAGTTCATTAAAAGTTATCGAACTCCCATGGAGCCCTCAACTGGAAGATTCTGCTTTGGAGATTAAGAAATATGTTGAAGATATGATGGGAGAAGACAAGCTTCAGATCAGGA AGCACATGTAG